From a single Banduia mediterranea genomic region:
- the ychF gene encoding redox-regulated ATPase YchF has product MGIKCGIVGLPNVGKSTLFNALTKAQIAAENYPFCTIDPNVGVVGVPDPRLDALAEIVKPQKILPTTVEFVDIAGLVAGASKGEGLGNQFLAHIRETDAIVQVARCFVNDDVIHVSGSVDPLRDIEVINTELALADMDTVSKALERTARQTKSGDKAAVARQTVLQKVFAQLDQGKPVRSLELDAEEKLAIRELHLITAKPALYIANVDEDGLKNGNQLVDRVRAFAAADNAEVVPVCAGIEAELALLDEEDKEMFLADLGLEEPGLNRVIRGAYSLLGLMTYFTAGEKEVRAWTVRAGSTAPQAAGVIHTDFERGFIRAEVIGYDDYIQYKGESGAREAGKWRLEGKEYLVQEGDVMHFRFNV; this is encoded by the coding sequence ATGGGCATCAAATGCGGCATCGTCGGCCTGCCGAACGTCGGCAAGTCCACCCTGTTCAACGCCTTGACCAAGGCCCAGATCGCGGCTGAGAACTATCCGTTCTGCACGATCGACCCGAACGTCGGCGTGGTCGGCGTACCCGATCCGCGCCTTGATGCGCTGGCCGAGATCGTCAAACCGCAGAAGATCCTGCCGACCACGGTGGAGTTCGTGGATATCGCCGGCCTCGTCGCCGGCGCCTCCAAGGGTGAGGGTCTCGGCAATCAGTTTCTCGCGCACATCCGCGAAACCGATGCCATCGTCCAGGTCGCACGCTGCTTCGTCAATGACGATGTGATTCACGTATCCGGCTCGGTCGACCCGCTGCGCGACATCGAGGTGATCAACACCGAACTCGCGCTTGCTGACATGGACACCGTCTCCAAGGCCCTGGAGCGGACCGCGCGCCAGACCAAGTCCGGCGACAAGGCGGCCGTTGCCCGCCAGACCGTGCTGCAGAAGGTCTTCGCCCAGCTCGACCAGGGCAAGCCGGTGCGCAGCCTGGAGCTGGACGCCGAAGAAAAGCTGGCGATCCGCGAACTGCATCTGATCACCGCCAAGCCGGCGCTGTACATCGCCAACGTCGACGAAGACGGGCTCAAGAACGGCAACCAATTGGTCGACCGGGTTCGGGCCTTTGCCGCCGCCGACAATGCTGAAGTCGTCCCTGTGTGCGCCGGCATCGAAGCCGAACTGGCCCTGCTGGACGAAGAAGACAAGGAAATGTTCCTGGCCGATCTCGGTCTGGAAGAACCGGGACTCAATCGCGTGATCCGCGGCGCCTACAGCCTGCTCGGCCTGATGACCTATTTCACCGCCGGCGAAAAGGAAGTGCGCGCCTGGACCGTACGCGCCGGCTCCACCGCCCCGCAGGCAGCCGGCGTGATCCACACCGATTTCGAACGCGGCTTCATTCGCGCCGAGGTCATCGGTTACGACGACTACATCCAGTACAAGGGCGAGTCCGGCGCGCGCGAAGCCGGCAAGTGGCGGCTCGAAGGCAAGGAATACCTCGTGCAGGAAGGCGATGTGATGCACTTCCGCTTCAACGTCTGA
- the pth gene encoding aminoacyl-tRNA hydrolase gives MSSDIRLIAGLGNPGAGYAQTRHNAGFWFADRLAAVFGGQFRSESRYHGEVAQLDIAGNRLWVIKPDTFMNRSGLAVQALAAFYKLAPQQVLVAHDELDLPAGTVRLKRGGGHGGHNGLRDLHRCLGPDYARLRIGIGHPGHKDMVLDYVLGKPIAADARAIEDAIEDSVAAMRVLYDGGWDRATQGLHRRGT, from the coding sequence GTGTCTTCGGATATCCGGCTGATCGCCGGTCTCGGCAACCCCGGGGCCGGCTATGCGCAGACCCGGCACAACGCCGGATTCTGGTTTGCGGACCGACTGGCCGCCGTCTTCGGCGGCCAGTTCCGTTCCGAATCGCGCTATCACGGCGAAGTCGCGCAACTCGACATCGCCGGCAATCGCCTGTGGGTGATCAAGCCGGATACCTTCATGAACCGCAGCGGGCTCGCGGTTCAGGCATTGGCCGCGTTTTACAAGCTGGCGCCGCAACAGGTTCTGGTTGCGCATGACGAACTCGATCTGCCGGCCGGCACCGTGCGCCTCAAGCGCGGTGGCGGGCATGGTGGACACAACGGTCTGCGCGACCTGCACCGCTGCCTCGGCCCCGACTATGCCCGCCTGCGCATCGGTATCGGCCACCCCGGACACAAGGACATGGTGCTCGACTACGTGCTCGGCAAGCCGATCGCCGCCGACGCACGCGCCATCGAGGATGCGATCGAAGACAGCGTTGCGGCCATGCGTGTGCTCTACGACGGCGGCTGGGATCGTGCCACCCAGGGACTGCACCGGCGCGGCACCTGA
- a CDS encoding 50S ribosomal protein L25/general stress protein Ctc, which translates to MSENFIVNAEVRDAQGTSASRRLRRAGRVPAIIYGGDLSVQQLSVEHRELAKHLETEAFYSHVLTIKVGDKEEQAVLKDLQRHPAKPIIMHADFLRVRNDQTIRMHVPVHFKGAEIAVGVKTGGGLLEHLVNEIEVECLPQNLPEFIEIDVTQLNVGESVHMSELTLPEGVELVELKHGNDAAVAAIHLPRISAADDAGDPAEGGEEGEAS; encoded by the coding sequence ATGTCAGAAAATTTCATCGTGAACGCCGAAGTTCGCGACGCGCAGGGCACGAGTGCGAGCCGCCGCCTGCGTCGCGCAGGCCGTGTCCCGGCCATCATCTATGGTGGCGATCTCAGCGTACAACAGCTGTCCGTCGAGCATCGTGAGCTTGCCAAGCACCTCGAGACCGAAGCCTTTTACTCACACGTCCTGACCATCAAGGTCGGCGACAAGGAAGAGCAGGCGGTCCTCAAGGATCTGCAGCGTCACCCCGCCAAGCCGATCATCATGCACGCTGACTTCCTGCGCGTGCGCAACGACCAGACGATCCGCATGCACGTGCCGGTTCACTTCAAGGGTGCCGAGATTGCAGTGGGCGTCAAGACCGGTGGCGGTCTGCTTGAGCATCTGGTCAACGAAATCGAAGTCGAATGCCTGCCACAGAACCTGCCGGAATTCATCGAGATCGACGTGACCCAGCTCAACGTGGGCGAATCGGTCCACATGTCCGAGCTGACGCTGCCCGAAGGTGTGGAACTGGTTGAACTCAAGCACGGCAACGATGCCGCCGTGGCCGCCATCCACCTGCCGCGCATCAGCGCCGCCGATGACGCGGGCGATCCCGCCGAAGGCGGTGAAGAAGGCGAGGCCAGCTGA
- a CDS encoding thioesterase family protein — translation MLRTLKLWARPRRVHMPVGGTSELRMRVWPQEIDLNLHMNNGRYFRVADLGRLDWWLETGVWWPAIRRGWRPVAGGADARFLKSLQPFQAYRLQTRMLGWNDKWFFAEHRFVCKGQVWAVINVRYLFVAKGPRPTPAEVLALVGHTEPSPALPDWIQLWDDAQTRLTRSIRSR, via the coding sequence ATGCTGAGAACCCTGAAGCTGTGGGCGCGACCACGGCGCGTGCACATGCCGGTCGGCGGCACATCCGAACTGCGGATGCGGGTCTGGCCGCAGGAGATCGATCTCAACCTGCACATGAACAACGGCCGCTACTTCAGGGTGGCCGATCTCGGCCGGCTCGACTGGTGGCTGGAGACCGGTGTGTGGTGGCCAGCGATCCGGCGTGGCTGGCGGCCGGTGGCCGGCGGCGCGGACGCTCGCTTTCTCAAATCCCTGCAACCGTTCCAGGCGTACCGCTTGCAGACGCGGATGCTGGGCTGGAACGACAAATGGTTCTTCGCCGAGCATCGCTTCGTGTGCAAGGGGCAGGTCTGGGCGGTGATCAATGTGCGCTACCTGTTCGTGGCCAAGGGGCCGCGACCCACGCCGGCCGAGGTGCTGGCCCTGGTCGGGCACACCGAGCCATCGCCAGCGCTGCCGGACTGGATACAGCTCTGGGACGATGCCCAGACGCGCCTGACCCGCAGCATCCGCTCGCGTTGA
- a CDS encoding NADPH-dependent 2,4-dienoyl-CoA reductase produces the protein MTQAETLPYPRLLAPLDLGHTTLRNRVIMGSMHSGLESSRDFSKLAAFYAERAAGGVGLIVTGGFSPNVAGWVYPFSGMLATPSAARRHHKITGAVHAEGGKIALQILHAGRYAHHPFAVSAARLRSPISRFTPHALSSRGVERQIAAFVRCAKYAREAGYDGVEVMGSEGYLINQFLAEHTNPRTDEWGGAFENRMRFPVEIVRRIREAVGPDFIIIYRLSLIDLVPDGQSWEQVVMLAQAIEAAGASIINSGIGWHEARVPTIATSVPRAAFVWVTQKLREHVAIPICAANRINTPEVAEQVLADGIDLVSMARPLLADAAFVNKSAAGQPRDINTCIACNQACLDHVFKAKRISCLVNPRAGHETELVYAPTAQARRIAVVGAGPAGLACATVLAERGHQVDLFESASEIGGQFNMAKRIPGKEEFHETLRYFKRRIVATDVRLHLQHRVSVEELVGGNFDDVVLASGVTPREVHLPGAESLPPGRVVSYLDVLSKNAPVGPRAAIIGAGGIGFDMAEFLVDEGHSPALDPEAWRREWGVMDPAQAVGGVVAPNPGAPARQVFLLQRKTGKAGGGLGKTTGWIHRASIKMKRVETIVGVNYEKVDEDGLWISFGESREGLKRLDVDTVVICAGQEPLRELETPLMQAGIKLHRIGGADVAAELDAKRAIDQGSRLAARL, from the coding sequence ATGACCCAGGCTGAAACCCTTCCCTATCCGCGTTTGCTCGCGCCGCTCGATCTCGGCCACACCACGCTGCGCAACCGCGTGATCATGGGATCGATGCACAGCGGGCTCGAAAGCTCGCGGGATTTTTCGAAGCTGGCGGCCTTCTACGCCGAGCGTGCGGCCGGTGGCGTGGGCCTGATCGTCACCGGCGGCTTCTCGCCGAACGTGGCGGGCTGGGTCTATCCATTCAGCGGCATGCTGGCCACGCCTTCGGCGGCGCGCCGTCATCACAAGATCACCGGGGCGGTGCATGCCGAAGGCGGCAAGATCGCCCTGCAGATTCTGCACGCCGGGCGTTATGCGCATCACCCGTTCGCGGTGAGTGCCGCGCGTCTGCGCTCGCCGATCTCGCGCTTCACGCCGCACGCATTGTCGTCACGCGGCGTGGAACGCCAGATCGCGGCCTTCGTGCGCTGCGCGAAATATGCCCGCGAAGCGGGTTATGACGGCGTGGAGGTGATGGGTTCGGAAGGTTATCTGATCAATCAGTTCCTGGCCGAGCACACCAATCCGCGCACCGACGAATGGGGCGGAGCCTTCGAAAACCGCATGCGCTTTCCGGTGGAGATCGTGCGCCGTATCCGGGAAGCGGTGGGGCCGGACTTCATCATCATCTACCGTTTGTCACTGATCGATCTGGTTCCGGACGGTCAGAGCTGGGAGCAGGTGGTGATGCTGGCCCAGGCGATCGAGGCGGCGGGCGCCAGCATCATCAACAGCGGCATCGGCTGGCACGAGGCCCGAGTGCCGACGATCGCCACCAGCGTGCCGCGCGCCGCGTTTGTCTGGGTCACGCAGAAGCTTCGTGAACACGTGGCGATTCCGATCTGCGCGGCCAACCGCATCAATACGCCCGAGGTCGCGGAGCAGGTGCTGGCCGACGGGATCGATCTGGTGTCGATGGCGCGGCCGCTGCTCGCGGACGCGGCCTTCGTCAACAAGAGTGCGGCCGGGCAGCCACGGGACATCAACACCTGTATTGCCTGCAATCAGGCCTGCCTGGATCATGTGTTCAAGGCCAAGCGGATTTCCTGTCTGGTGAATCCGCGCGCCGGCCATGAAACCGAACTGGTTTATGCGCCGACGGCGCAGGCCAGGCGCATCGCCGTGGTCGGGGCCGGTCCGGCCGGCCTGGCCTGTGCCACGGTGCTGGCGGAACGTGGGCATCAGGTCGATCTGTTCGAGTCCGCGTCCGAGATCGGCGGGCAGTTCAACATGGCCAAGCGCATACCGGGCAAGGAAGAGTTCCATGAAACCTTGCGCTACTTTAAGCGGCGCATCGTCGCCACCGATGTTCGCCTGCATTTGCAGCACCGCGTCAGCGTCGAGGAACTGGTCGGCGGCAATTTCGACGATGTGGTGCTGGCCAGCGGCGTGACGCCCCGCGAGGTGCATCTGCCGGGCGCCGAGTCGTTGCCGCCCGGTCGCGTCGTGTCCTATCTGGATGTGCTGTCGAAGAACGCGCCGGTGGGGCCGCGCGCGGCCATCATCGGCGCCGGTGGCATTGGTTTCGACATGGCGGAGTTCCTGGTCGACGAAGGGCATTCGCCGGCCTTGGACCCCGAGGCCTGGCGGCGCGAATGGGGTGTGATGGATCCGGCACAGGCGGTCGGTGGCGTGGTCGCACCGAACCCCGGTGCGCCGGCGCGGCAGGTGTTTCTGCTGCAACGCAAGACCGGCAAGGCGGGCGGCGGGCTGGGCAAGACCACCGGCTGGATACATCGCGCCTCGATCAAGATGAAGCGTGTCGAAACCATCGTTGGCGTCAACTACGAGAAGGTCGACGAGGACGGCCTGTGGATCAGCTTCGGCGAAAGCCGCGAGGGCCTGAAGCGCCTGGACGTGGATACCGTGGTGATCTGCGCAGGGCAGGAGCCACTGCGCGAACTGGAGACGCCGCTGATGCAGGCCGGCATCAAGCTGCATCGCATCGGCGGGGCCGATGTCGCCGCCGAACTCGACGCCAAGCGTGCGATCGATCAGGGCAGCCGGCTCGCCGCGCGCTTGTGA
- a CDS encoding DnaJ C-terminal domain-containing protein, producing the protein MEYKDYYKILGVERGAPAGEIKRAYRKLAGEFHPDKNKAAGAENRFKEVSEAYEVLSDDKKRRAYDQLGPNWKAGQNFTPPPGWQPNFGGGAGRARPEDMGGFSDFFSDLFGGGMGGGMGGGAGFGGSRSFEDFGGGFAGREDQRAKVQIQLEDSFNGAQKSIGVNGKTLSVRIPKGVTAGQTIRLNGQGLRGGDLLLEIDFRADPQFSAQGRDIHVTVPIAPWEAALGQSVPVPTLGGSVQLKIPANAQNGRKLRLKGRGLPGTPAGDQIVTLSVVLPPAELDEQKQFYRDMAERFKDFDPRA; encoded by the coding sequence GTGGAGTACAAGGATTACTACAAGATTCTCGGCGTGGAACGCGGCGCGCCAGCCGGCGAGATCAAGCGTGCCTATCGAAAGCTCGCGGGCGAATTCCACCCTGACAAGAACAAGGCCGCCGGCGCCGAAAACCGGTTCAAGGAAGTCAGCGAAGCCTACGAAGTCCTGTCGGATGACAAGAAACGTCGCGCCTACGATCAGCTCGGTCCAAACTGGAAGGCCGGCCAGAACTTCACGCCCCCGCCAGGCTGGCAACCCAATTTCGGCGGCGGTGCCGGCCGCGCCCGGCCTGAAGACATGGGCGGATTCTCGGACTTCTTCTCGGACCTGTTCGGCGGCGGCATGGGCGGCGGCATGGGCGGCGGCGCCGGCTTCGGCGGTTCACGCAGTTTCGAGGACTTCGGCGGTGGCTTCGCCGGCCGTGAGGATCAACGCGCCAAGGTCCAGATTCAGCTGGAAGATTCGTTCAACGGCGCGCAGAAGAGCATCGGCGTCAACGGCAAGACCTTGTCGGTGCGGATACCCAAGGGCGTGACCGCCGGCCAGACGATCCGCCTGAATGGCCAGGGTCTGCGCGGCGGCGACCTGCTGCTTGAAATCGACTTCAGGGCCGATCCGCAGTTCAGTGCACAGGGACGAGACATCCACGTCACCGTACCGATCGCGCCCTGGGAAGCGGCCCTGGGTCAGAGCGTGCCTGTGCCCACGCTGGGCGGCAGTGTGCAACTCAAGATTCCCGCCAACGCCCAGAACGGGCGCAAGCTGCGCCTCAAGGGACGAGGCCTGCCCGGCACGCCGGCCGGCGACCAGATCGTGACGCTGTCGGTGGTATTGCCGCCGGCCGAACTCGACGAACAAAAACAGTTCTATCGGGACATGGCCGAACGCTTCAAGGACTTCGATCCGCGCGCCTGA